The Liolophura sinensis isolate JHLJ2023 chromosome 8, CUHK_Ljap_v2, whole genome shotgun sequence sequence TTCTCCGACGTTTGCGTTTTTGTTGTCGTGTCTTTTATTGGCAGGCTTGTCGTATAAGTCTGGACGAACATTGTCCCCTTCAACTTGTTTATTGTCTCGTCTGCGAATGATGCAAATGGTTGCCAAGATCACAGCTGATAATACTGCCGTCATGGCAACTACAGATATCACGATGACTAGATTGTATTGTCCAGATTTACTCTCCGACAACACGGCGGTGTCGTTCACAACCGAGACAAATATGCTGAAATTGCGCCAAGTCTCCCTCTGTGGGGAGCCATGGTCTCGAACTGCCAGGGAAAGCTTGAAAGTTAGAGAAACGCCTGATGTGAATTTCTTTGTTACTGTTATTCGTCCAGACGTTCTATTGATGGAGATATATTCTGGTGTCCTCTCCTGTTCTAGTATTGCGTACGACAAATTAGCGTTGTCACCGTCGTCTTTGTCTTCCGCGGTTATGGTAAGGATTTCTGAGTTGACGTCCAGCGTGCTTGGGATGGAGACTGAATAATTGTCGTAGGCTGGAAAAGTAATGTGAGGCGTGTTGTCGTTCACGTCCAGCACCTTCACAAATAGCGACACCAAGCTGGATTGGGTTGGCGTTCCTTTGTCTTCTGCAATAACGACAAGTTCATGAATACTCCGCGATTCGCGGTCCAGTGGCTGCACGGCCGTGATAATGCCAGAATCCTTAGAAACTGAGAAAAACTGACTGTCGTAGTTAGAAGACAAGTGATACTGAACTTCTCCTCCCATCCCCAGGTCACTGTCTATAGCGGTCACCTGGCCAACTACTGTGTCATCTACGAGATTTTCGCTAATGTTAAACATGTACTCGGTCCGATTGAAACGAGGCTTCTCATCGTTGATGTCAGTGATTGTTACGGTGATGACAGACGTAGCAGAATTGGGTGGGTTGCCATGATCCTTGGCAACAAGCGTCACCACAGCAGTGTCTTGTAattctctgtccggtttcaaaTTGACAGTAATTTCACCAATGTCGGACACGGCAAACATGCCAGCATTTTCTCCCTCCAAGTGATACCCAATGCGACCATTTTCCCCCTCATCCTTATCTGTTGCGGAGACGTTAAGAAGAACTGTTCCTATTTCAGTACCTTCTTCGATCGTGACTGCATATTCTGTTTGCGGTAGAACAGGGTTGTGATCGTTGATATCCTGAACGATAAGTTTAAATCCAGAGCTTGATGTCATAACTGGATTGCCAGAGTCCACACAGATAACGCCAACATAGTCTTCGTTCTGAAGCTCACGGTCAAGAACTGTGCGAAGTTTTATAATGTATTCGTTCGGTTTCTGTGTCTCCAAGGAGTAGCGGTCTCCTTCAATGTTACACTGGACTTCGGCGTTTCTACCTTTGTCTTTGTCCGTCACTGACAAGTACGCCACAAAGGTGCTCAGGTTCGAATGCTCTGATATAACAGCTTGGTCCCCTCCGGGGAGGAAGTTAAAGCTCATCTCAGGAGCGTTGTCATTGACGTCACTGACGTTAACGATAAGTAACGTTCTCTTCGTCTTGGGTACTGTACCGCCATCGCTGGCCTCGATCATAAGCCTATACACTTGCTGCTGCTCAAAATCCACACTCTCTCCGACAGAGACTCGCCCAGTCTTAACGTCG is a genomic window containing:
- the LOC135473199 gene encoding protocadherin-11 Y-linked-like: MSPSVVYLVTVTAILILSGKVCGQTFTVNEGQRQRTFVGSVAQSKELQDSIKRLNLDSSLLSYTIFIKGNPHAGNFTIEESTGHLYTKDALDREILCSREENPCSLQLDISAHNAEGFLQILNVQVIVNDMNDNRPIFPVSPVQLQIPESEPLNSTFPFRGALDKDSIGPNSEISYEMISPGSPFDMRIITLPDRTQDVGLVVAGKLDREKVSSYQIQILARDQGVPPRTGTVFVEVTITDVNDNYPEFTEEVYTVTIREDLPVETPVLQVLARDLDAGDNGNVTYRFSTPTQAFAIDVKTGRVSVGESVDFEQQQVYRLMIEASDGGTVPKTKRTLLIVNVSDVNDNAPEMSFNFLPGGDQAVISEHSNLSTFVAYLSVTDKDKGRNAEVQCNIEGDRYSLETQKPNEYIIKLRTVLDRELQNEDYVGVICVDSGNPVMTSSSGFKLIVQDINDHNPVLPQTEYAVTIEEGTEIGTVLLNVSATDKDEGENGRIGYHLEGENAGMFAVSDIGEITVNLKPDRELQDTAVVTLVAKDHGNPPNSATSVITVTITDINDEKPRFNRTEYMFNISENLVDDTVVGQVTAIDSDLGMGGEVQYHLSSNYDSQFFSVSKDSGIITAVQPLDRESRSIHELVVIAEDKGTPTQSSLVSLFVKVLDVNDNTPHITFPAYDNYSVSIPSTLDVNSEILTITAEDKDDGDNANLSYAILEQERTPEYISINRTSGRITVTKKFTSGVSLTFKLSLAVRDHGSPQRETWRNFSIFVSVVNDTAVLSESKSGQYNLVIVISVVAMTAVLSAVILATICIIRRRDNKQVEGDNVRPDLYDKPANKRHDNKNANVGEIVRGEKILESPYSGQNNYSRSKYDDAPLQSSSPKHMPPYNVQQTNDDQALEQQHLQYIRDFFPNDSGLDKSVSSFTDSNRNNTTNWQSHPKLASSMKQPKQSADSPRRSSQRQGNSSKRQSRPNRVQWALSPDRHSSAWAADCPDFHNQDMSEAGMFGRKSDDSTSDLSGDTGTSDSGRGGSDDDVHRGYCLQIDHEGVHGHYV